In Sandaracinaceae bacterium, the following proteins share a genomic window:
- a CDS encoding sigma-70 family RNA polymerase sigma factor codes for MQPHGQTHTTSDLRDPSLRSLAHEGSRHVDDAFVREHQLFVRRCLLRFGIAGADVDDAAQDVFVVALRHTGPFDVQRSARPWLYTVALNVARNLRRKHQRVETPMAEPPEVHVPPPQERSLHAHEARSLVHRALDELPPAQRDVVLLHRLEGWPMEMVAETVGCPVATAHSRLRLGSARLDRAVRKHALRARCAALLAAFLGAFASPPAAAAATVAVVLVVVGAVVVTPRIAPPADEEPPSRRPLGTARAGTPASAPTRLEDTRPELPANARQDPLPAEPPSRAVTRPRGAVASVPAAPPVVLPTTPVVVSVPAVPQTAPEPPEDPLVAETRMLARARALVTTSPAGARQALDAYDARFPQGQLHRERAAIEGALARAAQRTP; via the coding sequence GTGCAGCCGCACGGGCAGACGCACACCACGAGTGACCTCCGGGACCCCTCTCTGCGCTCTCTCGCGCACGAGGGGTCCCGGCATGTCGATGACGCCTTCGTCCGTGAGCACCAGCTGTTCGTGCGCCGTTGTTTGCTGCGCTTCGGCATCGCCGGGGCAGACGTGGACGACGCCGCGCAGGACGTGTTCGTGGTGGCCCTGCGCCACACGGGGCCCTTCGATGTGCAGCGTTCCGCGCGCCCTTGGCTGTACACCGTGGCCTTGAACGTGGCCCGCAACCTCCGGCGCAAGCACCAGCGCGTGGAGACGCCCATGGCGGAGCCACCCGAGGTGCACGTACCGCCGCCGCAGGAGCGAAGCCTGCATGCTCACGAGGCGCGCTCGCTGGTGCACCGCGCGCTCGACGAGCTGCCGCCAGCCCAGCGCGACGTGGTGCTGCTGCACCGGCTCGAGGGCTGGCCCATGGAGATGGTGGCGGAGACCGTGGGCTGTCCTGTGGCCACGGCGCACTCGCGCCTCCGGCTGGGCTCGGCGCGGCTCGACCGCGCGGTTCGGAAGCACGCGCTCCGGGCGCGCTGCGCCGCGTTGCTGGCTGCGTTCTTGGGTGCCTTCGCGTCCCCGCCTGCCGCGGCGGCCGCCACGGTGGCGGTGGTGCTCGTGGTCGTGGGGGCCGTGGTGGTCACGCCGCGGATCGCGCCCCCCGCTGATGAGGAGCCTCCTTCGCGGCGGCCCCTCGGGACGGCGCGAGCGGGGACGCCTGCCTCCGCGCCCACGCGGCTCGAGGACACGCGCCCCGAACTGCCCGCGAATGCCCGCCAGGACCCTCTCCCAGCTGAGCCGCCCAGCCGGGCGGTCACCCGGCCGCGCGGAGCGGTTGCCAGCGTGCCTGCCGCTCCCCCCGTGGTCCTCCCCACCACGCCAGTCGTCGTGAGCGTTCCCGCAGTGCCACAGACCGCCCCGGAGCCCCCCGAGGACCCACTCGTGGCCGAGACTCGCATGCTGGCGCGGGCACGCGCACTGGTCACCACGTCACCTGCGGGCGCACGGCAGGCGCTAGACGCCTATGACGCGCGCTTCCCGCAGGGGCAGCTCCACCGCGAGCGAGCAGCCATCGAGGGCGCGCTCGCGCGAGCTGCTCAGCGCACGCCCTGA
- a CDS encoding lysoplasmalogenase, with protein sequence MSPTSWALVFTLVSLIALAVTLHGEKHDRWTQVRLSKPLASLGFLGVALTGKVYGHAFHLAIFTALVFSFFGDVFLMWRARPLFLCGLLSFLFGHIAFAAAFVLGGVDVLWFAGGVVIMLVLSLIIGAWVLKHVEDTMRGPVLAYMSIIALMVALAFGHFGVNGLLAVPVGALAFYGSDISVARDRFLDAGFGNRLWGLPLYYAAQFTFAFTVALTGS encoded by the coding sequence TTGAGCCCCACCTCGTGGGCTCTCGTCTTCACGTTGGTCTCCCTCATCGCGCTCGCCGTCACGCTGCACGGTGAGAAGCACGACCGTTGGACGCAGGTGCGCTTGTCGAAGCCGCTGGCGTCGCTCGGCTTCCTGGGCGTGGCCCTCACGGGCAAGGTCTACGGGCACGCCTTCCACCTGGCCATCTTCACCGCGCTGGTCTTCTCGTTCTTCGGCGACGTGTTCCTCATGTGGCGCGCGCGCCCGCTGTTTCTGTGCGGCCTGCTCAGCTTCCTGTTCGGACACATCGCGTTTGCCGCGGCGTTCGTCTTGGGCGGTGTGGACGTGCTCTGGTTCGCCGGCGGCGTGGTCATCATGCTGGTGCTCAGCTTGATCATCGGCGCGTGGGTGCTGAAGCACGTGGAGGACACCATGCGTGGCCCCGTGCTGGCCTACATGAGCATCATCGCGCTCATGGTGGCGCTGGCTTTCGGCCACTTCGGCGTCAACGGGCTGCTGGCCGTGCCCGTCGGCGCGCTGGCGTTCTACGGCTCCGACATCTCGGTGGCGCGCGACCGCTTCCTGGACGCAGGCTTCGGCAACCGCCTGTGGGGCCTGCCGCTCTACTACGCGGCGCAGTTCACGTTCGCGTTCACGGTGGCGCTCACCGGGAGCTGA
- a CDS encoding long-chain-acyl-CoA synthetase, translating to MKRSPAPLAILKDVITGAAQNAAHAEWRDSVRAELSLLPRLAGKTLPTLVQMKRGTRTTLLEVLQENAREAGHELALEMGDQRLTWRTLERLTSRIAHVLRGLGVRKGDVVALVGTNSPLYVALVLGCTRVGATTAMINSNLRGRPLSHALLVSKANVVLVEASLAAAVAERDDLHALRVMTFGRGELETELDKAPAAPFPPAPVSVDDDFIYIYTSGTTGMPKPCRISHGRALSAAAGFGPLMFDWQPGDKLYCVLPLYHANGFMIGIGGCIMARVPVALRATFSATQFWSDVKRYRATAMIYIGELCRYLVNTPEHPDERDNTLRVAVGNGLRSDVWGPFQERFGIADVREFYAATEAPGFLLNFSGKRGSVGRMPFGGMGWMRLAKYDVEADDHVRDAQGFCVESTADEPGELLVKLGAIKTPATEFRGYTDAAATSKKVLRNVFEPGDEYFRSGDLLRRDDLGFYYFVDRIGDTYRWRGENVSTAEVADVLAQTPNVAEATVVGVRVPSQEGACGLVAVVLDPGKKLDLAALRKEAESLPAYARPRFVRVQSALELTGTFKVQKNQLKHDGADPAKVADPLFVLIDDAYVPLTAELWAAIGRGEVRL from the coding sequence ATGAAGCGCAGCCCGGCCCCCCTCGCGATCCTCAAGGACGTCATCACAGGCGCCGCCCAGAACGCCGCCCACGCCGAGTGGCGCGACTCCGTGCGCGCCGAGCTCTCGCTCTTGCCTCGCCTGGCCGGCAAGACGCTGCCCACGCTGGTGCAGATGAAGCGCGGCACCCGCACCACGCTGCTGGAGGTGCTGCAGGAGAACGCGCGCGAGGCCGGCCACGAGCTGGCCCTCGAGATGGGTGACCAGCGGCTGACCTGGCGCACCCTCGAGCGGCTGACGTCACGCATTGCCCACGTGCTGCGCGGCCTCGGGGTCCGCAAGGGCGACGTGGTGGCGCTGGTGGGCACCAACTCGCCGCTCTACGTGGCGCTGGTGCTGGGGTGCACGCGCGTGGGCGCCACCACCGCCATGATCAACAGCAACCTGCGCGGGCGGCCGCTCTCGCACGCGCTGCTGGTCAGCAAGGCGAACGTGGTGCTGGTGGAGGCGTCGCTCGCCGCCGCCGTCGCCGAGCGCGACGACCTGCACGCCCTGCGCGTCATGACCTTCGGCCGCGGTGAGCTCGAGACCGAGCTGGACAAGGCGCCGGCGGCTCCGTTTCCGCCCGCGCCGGTCAGCGTGGACGACGACTTCATCTATATCTACACGTCGGGCACCACCGGCATGCCCAAGCCCTGCCGCATCTCGCACGGGCGCGCGCTCTCGGCGGCGGCCGGCTTCGGCCCGCTCATGTTCGACTGGCAGCCGGGCGACAAGCTCTACTGCGTGCTGCCGCTCTATCACGCCAACGGCTTCATGATCGGCATCGGCGGCTGCATCATGGCGCGCGTGCCGGTGGCTCTGCGCGCCACGTTCAGCGCCACGCAGTTCTGGTCCGACGTGAAGCGCTATCGGGCCACGGCCATGATCTACATCGGGGAGCTGTGCCGCTACCTGGTGAACACGCCCGAGCACCCGGACGAGCGCGACAACACGCTGCGCGTGGCCGTGGGCAACGGACTCCGCTCCGACGTGTGGGGCCCGTTCCAGGAGCGCTTCGGCATCGCCGACGTGCGCGAGTTCTACGCCGCCACCGAGGCGCCCGGCTTCCTGCTGAACTTCAGCGGCAAGCGCGGCTCGGTGGGCCGCATGCCCTTCGGCGGCATGGGCTGGATGCGCCTCGCCAAGTACGACGTGGAGGCTGACGACCACGTGCGCGACGCGCAGGGCTTCTGTGTGGAGAGCACGGCTGACGAGCCCGGCGAGCTGCTGGTGAAGCTGGGCGCCATCAAGACGCCGGCCACCGAGTTCCGCGGGTACACGGACGCGGCCGCCACCAGCAAGAAGGTGCTGCGCAACGTGTTCGAGCCGGGCGACGAGTACTTCCGCTCCGGGGACCTGCTGCGCCGCGACGACCTGGGCTTCTACTACTTCGTGGACCGCATCGGCGACACGTACCGCTGGCGCGGCGAGAACGTGTCCACGGCCGAGGTGGCGGACGTGCTGGCCCAGACCCCGAACGTGGCCGAGGCCACCGTGGTGGGCGTGCGCGTTCCCAGCCAAGAGGGCGCCTGCGGCTTGGTGGCCGTGGTGCTGGACCCGGGCAAGAAGCTGGACCTCGCCGCCCTGCGCAAGGAGGCCGAGTCGCTCCCGGCGTACGCGCGCCCGCGCTTCGTGCGCGTGCAGAGCGCGCTCGAGCTCACGGGCACGTTCAAGGTGCAGAAGAACCAGCTGAAGCACGACGGCGCAGACCCAGCCAAGGTGGCGGACCCGCTCTTCGTGTTGATCGACGACGCGTACGTGCCTCTCACCGCCGAGCTCTGGGCCGCCATCGGCCGCGGCGAGGTCCGGCTTTGA
- a CDS encoding Rieske (2Fe-2S) protein produces MAQRFPFSGIPSGWYMVGTSSELRPGTVLTRKYFGTELVLYRTEQGVFRATDPFCPHLGAHLGQGSVCGEELKCAFHGFRFDTDGKCTGTPYPSGRAPRKADLRLYPTRELNGMLLAFYDALGREPTWEVPDLDMANFPDFRWNDFELNSHPQETSENSVDIGHFAVLHDFMDAASTGPLELDGPLLRSKYTMKRRLDFIPGLREQGVRADFNVFVHGLGYSLVVARVEQVKLETKFLIMSTPIHDSRIHLRVGATNSSYPIPGLTRLAQAISLHFLTLEVSSDVPIWEAKRYEAKPALAQGDGEIAAYRRWAEQFYPPPNSKVMLPVAS; encoded by the coding sequence ATGGCCCAGCGCTTCCCCTTCAGTGGCATTCCCTCCGGCTGGTACATGGTCGGGACCAGCAGCGAGCTGCGCCCGGGCACCGTGCTCACCCGCAAGTACTTCGGCACCGAGCTGGTGCTCTACCGCACCGAGCAGGGTGTGTTCCGGGCCACGGACCCGTTCTGTCCGCACCTCGGCGCCCACCTGGGCCAGGGGTCGGTCTGCGGTGAAGAGCTGAAGTGCGCGTTCCACGGCTTCCGCTTCGACACCGACGGCAAGTGCACGGGCACGCCCTACCCCAGCGGCCGCGCGCCGCGCAAAGCCGACCTGCGGCTCTACCCCACGCGTGAGCTGAACGGCATGCTGCTGGCGTTCTACGACGCGCTCGGCCGTGAGCCCACGTGGGAGGTCCCCGACCTCGACATGGCCAACTTCCCGGACTTCCGCTGGAACGACTTCGAGCTCAACAGTCACCCTCAGGAGACCAGCGAGAACAGCGTGGACATCGGCCACTTCGCGGTGCTGCACGACTTCATGGACGCCGCCTCCACGGGCCCGCTAGAGCTGGACGGCCCGCTGCTGCGCTCGAAGTACACCATGAAGCGCCGGCTGGACTTCATCCCGGGCCTGCGCGAGCAGGGCGTGCGCGCCGACTTCAACGTCTTCGTGCACGGCCTCGGGTACTCGCTGGTCGTGGCGCGAGTGGAGCAGGTCAAGCTCGAGACCAAGTTCCTGATCATGTCCACGCCCATTCACGACTCGCGCATCCACCTGCGCGTGGGCGCGACCAACTCGAGCTACCCCATCCCGGGGCTCACGCGCCTGGCGCAGGCCATCTCGCTGCACTTCCTGACGCTCGAGGTCTCGTCCGACGTGCCCATCTGGGAGGCCAAGCGCTACGAGGCCAAGCCGGCGCTGGCGCAGGGCGACGGCGAGATCGCGGCCTACCGCCGCTGGGCCGAGCAGTTCTATCCGCCGCCCAACAGCAAGGTCATGCTGCCCGTCGCGTCCTGA